In the Armatimonadia bacterium genome, AGGTTGAGCGTAGCGAGTTCCAACAGAAGCCAGTCAAACATGCTTGAGTCACCTCAAGCACCTATACTTCTTGCCGCCCGGCTGAGAACCTCCTCCCCCCAGAAAACAAGATGTGGGTAATGTATAGGCTGCGGTGTGAGGGGGACGACAACGGCCCAAGGCAACGGCCCAAGGCAACGGCGAAAGGCAAAGACGGCCTGTCATCCGGCTGCCTCTGGAGGCGTCGAAGGGGAGTCAGAGGACCAGCGGCAGAGGGGCTGGCAGCTTTTGCTGGCACCGCATTTGTGCTATAGTGGCGGGAAGAACATGGGCCTCCGGGGAACCCTCGAGGCCGGCCTGGTGTGTCACCCCCACTCTATGACGCTCTCATCACACGACCGGAGGGTGAATTCGTTGGCGAAGGCACGTGCGGCGGCTCCACCGAAGGACGATAGTCTCAAACGCGACCTCATGGCCATCGGGCTCGCAACGCTGGGCACGTTGATCCTGGTCAGTCTTCTGTACCAGGGCGACGGCATCGGCGTGGTCCCGAGCGGCCTTGCAGCGGGCTTACGCCTGGCCTTTGGGCTGGGAAGCTACGCGGTACCCCTGGTTCTCTTCCTCCTGGCTGCACTCTATGGTTTCGACCGCCGCCCATCACCATCGACGAAGGTGCTGGTGGGTGCGAGCCTGCTGGCTGTGGCTGCGCTGGTGCTGCTGCAACTCCGGCTGACCGATGACGCGGCGACGGTGTTCGCCAGTCAAGAGAACCTTCTGTCCGGCGGCGGTTACCTGGGCGCTGGTCTGGCCTGGGTGTGCCTGAGCCTGCTGGGGCAGGTCGGCACACTGATTTTGACGTGTTCCATGGCCTGCGTCGGGCTGATCCTGCTGACGCAATCGACGCTGCGGGACCTGTGCCGAGGAGTTGGCGGACGGCTTGCCCGAGGCGCCGACCTTGCCGGTGAAGGGGCTCGGACGCTGGCACAACACGCCACACTCGGGCCACGACCGTACCTGGAACGCGAAGAGGAAGAGCCACCCAAGCCGAAGCGGCGCAGGAAGGGCTCGAAGGTGGACATCGACGAGCCGCCTGGTCCGGTTCTGGCGCCTCGGGCGCCAGAGGCCGCCTCCGCGCCTGTCGTGCTTGCGGCTCGGCAACCGGAGCGCCAGCGCGAGGAGAAGCCCATCGAGGCCGAGGCTTCCGCGGCCTCGGGCGCGGTCGCCAGGGATGAGCCGAAAGGCCGGACTTGCTCCAAAGCTGCCAAGGGCATCGCCCATCAGCCGAAGCTGCTGCGCAACTCCGACCTGTTTGTGCTTCCCGCCACCACTCTACTGACGACCTTCGATGATGACGTCGAGAGCGCTGCCGCGAGGCAGGAGGCTGCCGAGCAGATCATCAAGCTGGAGGATACGCTGGCCAGCTTCGGCATCACCGCCAAGGTGGTGCACTTCGAGCCCGGTCCCGTGCTCACCCGCTATGAAGTGGAGCCGGAGCGCGGAATCCGGGTCAATCAGGTCGTGCGGCTCGCGGATGACCTGGCCATGGCGCTGGCAGCCGTGGATGTCCGCGTAGAAGCGCCGATCCCGGGCAAGTCGGCCATTGGTATCGAGGTGCCGAACGCGAATCGCGTGACCGTCGGGCTGCGAGCTCTGCTGGAGACCGAGAGCTTCCAGAGCCACTCGTCGAGGCTCGCCGTCGCGCTGGGTCGTGACATCGCCGGGCAGCCCGTGATTGCCGATATCAGCACCATGCCTCACTTGCTGATCGCCGGCGCAACAGGCTCGGGCAAGAGCGTGTGCCTGCACGGGATCATCATGAGCCTGCTGCTGCGGTCCACGCCCGACGAGGTGCGGTTCATCATGATCGACCCCAAGCGGGTCGAACTGGCCGTCTATGACGGCATCCCGCACCTGATGGCGCCGGTCGTCTACAGCGTCAAGCATGCCGCCGACGTGCTGCGCAAGGCCATCCGGGAGATGGAGAAGCGCTACGACAAGTTCGCGCTGAAGGGCGTCGTGAATCTGGCCGAGTACAACGCGCTCGCCGGGATGCCGAAGGAGCACGCGACCGACGAGTTCGAGCCTCTGCCTCATGTGGTCATCATCATCGACGAGTTGGCCGACCTGATGATGCAGGGGCGGGCGGAGTTCGAGTTCTCGATCTGTCGCATCGCCCAGCTCGCGCGCGCGACGGGGATTCACCTGATCCTGGCCACGCAGCGCCCGTCGGTCAAGGTCGTGACGGGCAACATCAAGGCCAACATCCCGACCCGTATTGCGCTGGCGGTGGCGTCGCAGGTGGACTCCCGCACGATCCTCGACGGCCAGGGCGCCGAGCGTCTCATCGGTCGCGGCGACATGCTCTACTCGCCGCTGGACGCCAGCAAGCCCCGGCGGATTCAGGGAGCCTTCGTGCCCCGGGGTGACATCGAGCGGGTGGTCGAGCACCTGCGCCACCAGGGCGAGCCGCAGTTCGAGATCATCCCCGAGGCGCAGGAGGAAGAAGGAGACTTCGCGGACGACATGGACACCAGCGACGAGCTCTATGCGGGCGCCGTGCAGTATGTAGTGCAAGAGGGCGAAGCTTCCGTGTCGATGATCCAGCGGCGGTTCAAGGTGGGCTACGCTCGCGCCGGACGACTGATCGATGTGATGGAGCAGCGGGGTGTCGTAGGACCTCACGAGGGCTCCAAGCCCCGGCAGGTACTCCTTGGTCCGCACGGTCTGGACGGGGTGCTGCAGGGACGTCGTCCCCTGGGGCCGACGGAGGACGACCTGGCGCAGGCTGAGGAGGAAGACAGCGAGGGCGAGATCACGGCAGAGGACGTCCTGATGTCGGCGCCTGCAGGGGAGGCCGACGAAGGGCTGGAGGAAGAGGAGAGTTAGGACCGCCGACCGGCGAACACGGATATGGTTATGCAGGGGCCGACCCTTACCCAGGGGTCGGCCCCGATTGCGTCTGGAGGAAGGCGGGGTGGTACCCACGCGACTTGGTGCACGTCCATGTGGGACCCAGCAGTGCTGCGAGGGCCAGGTTCGCGTACCTCACCCCCGTCTCGCTGCCGCTCGACTCCCCCTCTCCACGCGTGGAGTGGGGGCTCGGGGGGTGAGGTGTTTCTGCGAAACCGCAACACTCTGGGCCGCGCTCCCCAGCCCTCAATACGTCCAGCTGCGACCCGAACCCACGCGTGCGAAGACTGCACCAAGGGGACGGCCAAGAGGCCTTGGGCCAGCCACCCCTTCGCGTCACCTGAGATGCCGCAGGGTCAAGGCCGCGTCATCTCCCAGAGTTTGCCTGCCATGGCGGCTCCGCGGGCGATCTCGTCGCGAAGGTGTGGTGCTCGGGCGTCACCGGGGTGGTCGGTAAGCTCCAGCATGAGGCAGCCGTCATAGCCGGTCTCCCGCAGGGCGACGGCTACTTCATCCCAGTCGATCAGGCCGTCACCGGGAGGAAGGTGCTCGTCGCGGGTGCCAAGGTTGTCCTGCAGATGGGTGGTGATCAGGCGGTGTCCGGCCCGGCGCAGAGCCGTCGGCGCCCCGAGGTCGGCACCCAGGTTGGCATGGCCGGTGTCGACGCAGATCCCGGCGACCTCCGGGCCAAGGCGGTCGACCAAGGTGATCAGGTAGTCCACCTGGGCCAGGCTGGACATGTTCTCAAGGGCGAAGAGAAAGCCGGGCCGGTGAGCGGCGCGGATCAGATCGGCCTCGCAGGCCAGTCGCTGCATACCGTCACCCTCGAGGGAACCTCCGCTGGGATGGTGGACGACGCGACCGGCTCCTAGGGCGAGCGCGACCTCCGCAGCACGGTGCAGGATCTGGGAGGCTTTCTCGGCGTGCTCCTCCTGGAGGACATCACCGGCGGCCCAGGCATGGAGGGACCACACGCCGATGCCGATCTCCTCCGTCATCTTCCGAACGACCTGCAGCTCCTCGTCCGTCCAGTGCAGGGCGTGGGAGAACTCGACGGCGTCGAAGCCCAACTCGGCGAGGAACTCCAGGGAACGGCGGCCTACGGGTAGTGTGTAGTCGGTGCCGGGGCCGACCTCCAGCAGCGGATCGATGACGTTGCAGCCGATGCGGTACCGGGAAGCTGCCATGTTCAGCGGACCTTTCGGGAAGCAGCGGTGCGGATAGAACGAAGCGGCCAGCGAGGATTCCTCGCCGGCCGCCAAAGGACCTTCGGGACGCGGACCGACCGGTCCGCTCAGGTTAGCCGCCTCACCCACCGGTGATTGGGCGTTGTGCCTCGGGCCCGAGTATCTGGGCCTGGTACTTAGCGAGAATGCCCCAGTCGTTGGTCGGCGCGGCCTTCGCGAGCGTGTTGAAGGTGGAGTAGGCAGTGGCAGCCTGGCTGGTGGTCGCCTGGGCCATGCCAAGCTGGTACTGGGCCTCCCAGCGCTCGACATGCTTCGGGTTCGCGACGATCCAGCCTTCAAGCGATCCGAGGGCCGTCTGCGTGCCCTTAGTGGAGTCGAGGATGGCCTTGTCGAGCTGCGCCAGGACGGCCTCAGGGCTCTCGGGCTTGAGGGCTGTCAGAGCCTGGGTCAGGTACTTGGCCGCCTCGGCCGGCCGGTCGAACTTGCGGAGCAGTCGGCCCAGGCGCGCCAGTTGCTGCGGCGTGGCAGTTCCTGCGTCCGCTTTGGCCTGGAGGGTTGCCAGCTCTGTCCTGGCCGGAGCAAGACGCAGTGCCGTGCGCAGGTAGACGCAGAAGACCTCGGCCGGCGTGTAGCCGGAGAAGCGGTAGATGACCTCGCCCCTGGCGTCGGTGAAGAGGTAAGTCGGCAGGACGTAGGCCTTGTACTTGACGACGAGGTCGTCGCGCTTGTCGGCGTCGATGCGGGCGCACTCGAAGCTGCGACTGAGCTGGATGACCTTGGCGTCGGTGATGACGTCCCTGTCCATGCGGTCGCAGAACTCACAATAGGCACTGCCGACGGCGAGGAGGGTTGTCTTGCCGGAGCCGGTGGCGGCCTTCAGTGCGGCCTCGTAGCCGCCGGGCAGCCAGTTGATGTCGCCGGCGGCCTGGGCCAGAGTGGCGAGGCTCACGAGGAGGAGGCAGAGAACGAGAGGCGTGCATCTGCGGGTCATGGTTCGTCTCCCGGGGTTGCCTGATTGGGGGCATGAGGACGGCAACGGGCCCCTCAACCCTATAGTATGTTGACGCTGCGGGTGGTGAGGAAGTTTCCGTGATTATACGAGTGAAGGGGAGCGGATTCAAGGCAGCACAAGGGGCGGCGGGGCTTGCTGAGGAGGCTGCATTGCAAGGAATGCGGGGCTTGTGCTATACTGCGAAGGGATAGACAGGGCTTGGTAAAGAGGCGCAGGCGCTGAAGGTTTTGGGGTGCCGACGCAACACAGAAGGCCCTTCCTGCTCCGGCCGGTTGGCATGGCCGGAGCCAATTGTCCATAGGAAGAAGGTAATAGGGGAATATGGCGAAAGAAGCAGTGCTGTACGAGGCGATGTACATCCTGGATTCCAGCCTGACCGATGAAGAGGTCGCCGCGCTGGAGGAGCAGTTCCGCACCGCTATTGAGGGGCAGGGCGCGACGTTCGAGTCCGTCCACGAGTTCGCGCGGCGCCGCCTGGCCTACGCGATCAAGGGGCATACAGACGGCATCTACCGGGTTATGTACTTCCGGAGCTCGGGCGCGGCCGTCGAGGAGATCAAGCACGAGTTTGCGCTGAGCGAGGACGTCGTGCGCGGTATCGTGACCGTGGCGAACCCGAAGATGCTCGTGGGCCCGAAGCCGGCGCCCAAGGCTGAGGAAGCAGAGACTCCCGCGGAGGCTGCCGAAGAGGCTCCCGCAAAGGCTGCCGAAGAGGCTCCCGCAAAGGCTGCTGAAGAGGCTCCCGCAGAGACTGCTGAAGAGGCTCCCGTAGAGGCTGCTGCCGAGGCTCCCGTAGAGGCTGCTGCCGAGGCTCCCGCAGAGGCTGCTGCCGAAGCCCCCGTAGAGGCTGCTGCCGAAGCTCCCGCAGAGGCCGCTGCCGAAGCTCCCGCAGAGGCCGCCGAGGCCCCGGCCGAGACTCCGACTGAGTAGTCTGTGTGGAACAAGCCGGCTTTTGCGGGTCAGGATGCTCGGCCCGGGAAGCTGGTGGCCATGTCGGTAGACAGTGATCCGGAGACGCCCATGCCGGGCGTCTCCGTTGCGATTAGGGAACACGTTCAAGGGATCTGCGCGTGCCGTCAGGAGGCGACTCGTAGTGATCAATAACTGCGTGCTCGTGGGCCGTATCGCCCGAGACCCGGAGATGCGCTACACCACCAGCGGCATGGCCGTCGTGAACTTCCGGATTGCCGTCGCTCGGCAACGTCGAGGCCAGGACCAGGAGGAGCAGACGGACTGGCTGGATATTGTCGCCTTCGGCAAGACCGGCGAGTTCGTGGCTCAGTACCTGGACAAGGGCTCACTGATCGGGGTTGAGGGGCGCATTCAGTCTCGGAACTGGCAGGCCCAGGACGGTCAGCAGCGGTACTCGGTGGAGATCGTGGCCAACTCGGTGCAGGCGCTTGAGAGTCGCCAGGAAGCCGAACGACGACGGGCATCTCGGGCAGCGAACGGTGGCAGTGCCGCAGCCCCGGCAGGCCCGGCAGGCCCGCGAGGGCCCCGGCCTCAGGCTGCTCCGCCGACCACGGACTCGCAAGAGGATTACGGCCCCATCAGCGAGGACGAGGACCCCTTCGGCGACCAGTAGTCG is a window encoding:
- a CDS encoding DNA translocase FtsK; translated protein: MAKARAAAPPKDDSLKRDLMAIGLATLGTLILVSLLYQGDGIGVVPSGLAAGLRLAFGLGSYAVPLVLFLLAALYGFDRRPSPSTKVLVGASLLAVAALVLLQLRLTDDAATVFASQENLLSGGGYLGAGLAWVCLSLLGQVGTLILTCSMACVGLILLTQSTLRDLCRGVGGRLARGADLAGEGARTLAQHATLGPRPYLEREEEEPPKPKRRRKGSKVDIDEPPGPVLAPRAPEAASAPVVLAARQPERQREEKPIEAEASAASGAVARDEPKGRTCSKAAKGIAHQPKLLRNSDLFVLPATTLLTTFDDDVESAAARQEAAEQIIKLEDTLASFGITAKVVHFEPGPVLTRYEVEPERGIRVNQVVRLADDLAMALAAVDVRVEAPIPGKSAIGIEVPNANRVTVGLRALLETESFQSHSSRLAVALGRDIAGQPVIADISTMPHLLIAGATGSGKSVCLHGIIMSLLLRSTPDEVRFIMIDPKRVELAVYDGIPHLMAPVVYSVKHAADVLRKAIREMEKRYDKFALKGVVNLAEYNALAGMPKEHATDEFEPLPHVVIIIDELADLMMQGRAEFEFSICRIAQLARATGIHLILATQRPSVKVVTGNIKANIPTRIALAVASQVDSRTILDGQGAERLIGRGDMLYSPLDASKPRRIQGAFVPRGDIERVVEHLRHQGEPQFEIIPEAQEEEGDFADDMDTSDELYAGAVQYVVQEGEASVSMIQRRFKVGYARAGRLIDVMEQRGVVGPHEGSKPRQVLLGPHGLDGVLQGRRPLGPTEDDLAQAEEEDSEGEITAEDVLMSAPAGEADEGLEEEES
- the rpsF gene encoding 30S ribosomal protein S6, whose amino-acid sequence is MAKEAVLYEAMYILDSSLTDEEVAALEEQFRTAIEGQGATFESVHEFARRRLAYAIKGHTDGIYRVMYFRSSGAAVEEIKHEFALSEDVVRGIVTVANPKMLVGPKPAPKAEEAETPAEAAEEAPAKAAEEAPAKAAEEAPAETAEEAPVEAAAEAPVEAAAEAPAEAAAEAPVEAAAEAPAEAAAEAPAEAAEAPAETPTE
- a CDS encoding sugar phosphate isomerase/epimerase family protein, translated to MAASRYRIGCNVIDPLLEVGPGTDYTLPVGRRSLEFLAELGFDAVEFSHALHWTDEELQVVRKMTEEIGIGVWSLHAWAAGDVLQEEHAEKASQILHRAAEVALALGAGRVVHHPSGGSLEGDGMQRLACEADLIRAAHRPGFLFALENMSSLAQVDYLITLVDRLGPEVAGICVDTGHANLGADLGAPTALRRAGHRLITTHLQDNLGTRDEHLPPGDGLIDWDEVAVALRETGYDGCLMLELTDHPGDARAPHLRDEIARGAAMAGKLWEMTRP
- a CDS encoding thioredoxin family protein, whose protein sequence is MTRRCTPLVLCLLLVSLATLAQAAGDINWLPGGYEAALKAATGSGKTTLLAVGSAYCEFCDRMDRDVITDAKVIQLSRSFECARIDADKRDDLVVKYKAYVLPTYLFTDARGEVIYRFSGYTPAEVFCVYLRTALRLAPARTELATLQAKADAGTATPQQLARLGRLLRKFDRPAEAAKYLTQALTALKPESPEAVLAQLDKAILDSTKGTQTALGSLEGWIVANPKHVERWEAQYQLGMAQATTSQAATAYSTFNTLAKAAPTNDWGILAKYQAQILGPEAQRPITGG
- a CDS encoding single-stranded DNA-binding protein, producing the protein MINNCVLVGRIARDPEMRYTTSGMAVVNFRIAVARQRRGQDQEEQTDWLDIVAFGKTGEFVAQYLDKGSLIGVEGRIQSRNWQAQDGQQRYSVEIVANSVQALESRQEAERRRASRAANGGSAAAPAGPAGPRGPRPQAAPPTTDSQEDYGPISEDEDPFGDQ